The Acidimicrobiia bacterium genome window below encodes:
- a CDS encoding zf-HC2 domain-containing protein, with the protein MGTSRHRHSRQALDALVDGELGDATAASILEHAERCTVCRDGISLTVALKRSLGRLAACSPPPLATIRLHRFAEGLLRDGR; encoded by the coding sequence GTGGGCACGAGCAGGCACCGCCACAGCCGTCAGGCGCTGGACGCGTTGGTCGACGGTGAACTCGGCGACGCCACCGCGGCGAGCATTCTCGAGCATGCCGAACGCTGCACGGTATGTCGCGACGGAATCTCGCTGACGGTCGCGCTCAAGCGCAGCCTCGGGCGCTTGGCGGCCTGCTCACCACCACCACTGGCGACGATCCGCCTGCACCGTTTCGCCGAAGGGTTGCTGCGCGATGGGCGGTGA
- a CDS encoding sigma-70 family RNA polymerase sigma factor yields MDDLRRAAFARYVVPELEVLARVAASIVSRPADAEDLVQDTLLRAYQGIDRFDGAHPRAWLLTIMRNAEINRTRRRRPELLRDPDAELERLAARPTEPGSLTEDLAFRAEFDGVVARALGALPDKFRRVVELVDIDGLSYAEAARLLGVPEGTVMSRVHRARKRIRDRLATTGVAPRRRM; encoded by the coding sequence GTGGATGACCTTCGCCGCGCCGCGTTCGCGCGGTACGTCGTCCCGGAACTCGAGGTGCTGGCCCGGGTGGCAGCCTCGATCGTCTCTCGCCCGGCCGACGCGGAGGATCTCGTCCAGGACACGCTCTTGCGCGCCTATCAAGGGATCGACCGCTTCGATGGTGCGCATCCTCGGGCCTGGCTGCTCACGATCATGCGCAACGCCGAGATCAACCGCACCCGTCGACGCCGACCCGAGTTGCTCCGCGACCCCGACGCCGAACTCGAGCGCCTCGCGGCCCGCCCGACAGAGCCCGGCAGCCTCACCGAAGATCTCGCGTTCCGCGCCGAGTTCGACGGCGTCGTGGCGCGTGCGCTCGGCGCGCTTCCCGACAAGTTCCGCCGAGTTGTGGAGCTCGTCGACATCGACGGGCTCAGCTACGCGGAGGCCGCCCGACTGCTCGGAGTCCCGGAAGGGACGGTGATGAGCCGTGTCCACCGGGCACGGAAACGGATTCGTGATCGCCTCGCGACCACAGGCGTCGCCCCCCGCCGGAGGATGTGA
- a CDS encoding zf-HC2 domain-containing protein, which yields MTPISKLVARAECRHVAKALQAYLDGQTDDVTAARVARHLDACHRCGFEERTYRELKSSLARRAPHVDELAVARLRMFAAELVGGPPTNGHDPS from the coding sequence ATGACACCGATATCCAAACTCGTGGCAAGGGCCGAGTGTCGACATGTCGCCAAAGCGCTGCAGGCATATCTCGACGGCCAGACCGACGACGTGACCGCAGCGCGCGTCGCGCGGCACCTCGACGCATGCCATCGATGCGGCTTCGAGGAGCGGACATATCGCGAGCTCAAGTCGAGCTTGGCCCGCCGAGCTCCTCATGTCGACGAGCTCGCCGTCGCGCGCCTGCGCATGTTCGCGGCCGAGCTTGTCGGGGGCCCACCGACGAACGGTCACGACCCGTCCTGA
- a CDS encoding HD domain-containing phosphohydrolase yields MGDLMWGSPGTTGVVSHTAPHDRSSVRIRAAVIVGVGVGLSIGLLARSASRTAGGAWASAAMQFWAVTGGAAMCVALAGWVIALGLRRGLPEISLLGASVLALSVLSLVHGVTVAGYLYHDANVSATAGALALPIGLVVALPILTASAHFRGIRRAWKTWSAVSIIATVFLAGTMLAFPTVVPALEHAGLVTVPLTAAAILGVVVLAWRHVRLFRIGRRVASLVTAVAIVDLGVSAAVGANSSAPSVTWWLAHALETGGVLVALLGLALAYRPGRSVTDLLAPLVNHDPRLALELGLSPEVHAFVAALDRKDPLTREHVTRVADLAMRTAERGALTPEQLRDVGLGGLLHDIGKLVVPSDLLTKPGRLTDDEYREIQTHSARGAELLAHSEGLGSASDIVRWHHERHDGSGYPDGISGDSIPLAASIVSVADAWDAMTTDRHYRKGMAPADARRVLEEHSGQQWNPLAVALLLREVSVARPGDSCRALDDVGRWTCDLTWVDEICAGVVPPVTRPTPDDLVRDALVSAERGPRRARA; encoded by the coding sequence GTGGGCGACCTGATGTGGGGGAGTCCGGGCACGACGGGCGTGGTGTCCCATACCGCGCCGCACGATCGGAGCTCCGTTCGGATCCGTGCCGCGGTGATCGTCGGCGTCGGCGTCGGGCTCTCGATCGGCCTGCTCGCGCGGTCCGCCTCGAGAACCGCGGGCGGAGCCTGGGCCTCCGCGGCCATGCAATTCTGGGCCGTGACGGGCGGCGCCGCGATGTGCGTTGCGTTGGCAGGCTGGGTGATCGCGCTTGGTCTGCGGCGAGGTCTGCCCGAGATCTCGCTGCTGGGAGCCAGTGTGCTTGCGCTGTCCGTGCTCTCGCTGGTTCACGGTGTCACCGTGGCGGGATACCTCTACCACGACGCGAACGTCAGCGCGACGGCAGGCGCCCTCGCGTTGCCGATCGGACTCGTCGTCGCGCTCCCGATCCTGACCGCATCGGCCCACTTCAGGGGTATCCGGAGAGCCTGGAAGACCTGGAGTGCCGTATCCATCATCGCGACCGTGTTCCTGGCCGGCACGATGCTCGCATTCCCGACGGTTGTGCCGGCGCTGGAGCACGCCGGCCTCGTGACGGTCCCGCTCACGGCGGCGGCCATTCTCGGTGTGGTTGTGCTCGCCTGGCGCCACGTGCGCCTGTTTCGCATCGGCCGGCGAGTCGCGTCGCTGGTCACCGCGGTTGCCATCGTCGATCTCGGGGTCTCGGCGGCGGTCGGCGCGAACTCGAGCGCACCGTCAGTGACCTGGTGGCTCGCGCATGCCCTCGAAACGGGCGGTGTTCTTGTCGCGCTCCTGGGCCTGGCGCTCGCGTATCGGCCCGGCCGTTCGGTGACCGACCTGCTCGCGCCCCTCGTCAACCATGATCCGCGCCTCGCGCTCGAGCTCGGGCTCTCACCGGAGGTACACGCCTTTGTCGCGGCACTCGACCGGAAGGATCCGTTGACCCGCGAGCACGTGACCCGAGTGGCCGACCTGGCGATGCGCACTGCCGAGCGCGGCGCGTTGACGCCTGAACAGCTGCGCGACGTCGGTCTCGGCGGTCTTCTCCACGACATCGGCAAGCTTGTCGTGCCGAGCGATCTACTGACCAAGCCCGGGCGGCTCACCGACGACGAGTATCGCGAGATCCAGACACACTCGGCTCGTGGTGCCGAGCTCCTCGCGCATTCCGAAGGGCTCGGCTCCGCGAGCGACATCGTCCGCTGGCACCACGAGCGCCACGACGGGAGCGGCTACCCCGACGGTATCAGCGGCGACTCCATTCCTCTCGCCGCGTCGATCGTCTCGGTCGCCGATGCGTGGGACGCGATGACGACCGACCGCCACTATCGCAAGGGCATGGCACCCGCCGATGCCCGTCGCGTGCTGGAGGAGCACTCCGGGCAGCAATGGAACCCGCTGGCGGTGGCCTTGCTCCTTCGGGAAGTAAGCGTGGCCAGACCCGGCGATTCGTGCCGCGCGCTCGACGATGTCGGGCGATGGACCTGCGACCTCACCTGGGTAGACGAGATCTGCGCGGGCGTCGTGCCGCCGGTCACGCGCCCGACGCCAGACGACCTCGTCCGCGACGCGCTCGTCAGTGCAGAGCGCGGACCCCGAAGAGCGCGAGCGTGA
- the nrtS gene encoding nitrate/nitrite transporter NrtS, which translates to MEQQPLTWSTPRECARLCAHGVTARTAGRVALVVGTLLSAVNQGSTIVDGDATWITWVRVAVNYCVPFVVASIGFLSACRVAPIDQIPGERGPTDRR; encoded by the coding sequence ATGGAGCAACAGCCGCTGACCTGGTCGACACCGCGGGAATGCGCCCGGCTCTGCGCCCACGGCGTGACGGCGAGGACAGCGGGACGAGTCGCCCTTGTCGTGGGCACGCTCCTCTCGGCCGTGAACCAGGGCTCCACCATCGTCGACGGCGACGCGACATGGATCACCTGGGTACGCGTCGCCGTCAACTACTGCGTCCCGTTCGTCGTGGCGAGCATCGGTTTCCTCTCCGCGTGTCGAGTTGCTCCGATCGATCAGATCCCGGGCGAGCGCGGCCCGACTGACCGACGGTAG
- a CDS encoding maleylpyruvate isomerase family mycothiol-dependent enzyme has protein sequence MDPWTAIETERLALADDLGLLTDEDWDAQSLCAQWKIRHVVAHLVGATTMTTGAGMVGLAKSGFNMNRFMARDAITRGDGNAPGVLLEQLRETAASHKTPPMTKPDDVLLEVVVHGEDIRRPLGLHRDFPAGTLVGAADRLKGYGFPFGVKKKIAGLQLQATDAEWSVGDGQVATGSLEALVMAMAGRRVALADLSGPGVGTLAERLPTA, from the coding sequence ATGGATCCGTGGACCGCGATCGAGACGGAACGGTTGGCGTTGGCCGACGATCTGGGCTTACTGACCGACGAGGATTGGGATGCGCAGAGCTTGTGCGCGCAGTGGAAGATCCGCCACGTAGTGGCGCATCTCGTCGGCGCGACGACGATGACCACAGGGGCCGGGATGGTGGGCCTCGCGAAGAGCGGGTTCAACATGAATCGGTTCATGGCTCGGGATGCGATCACCCGCGGCGACGGCAATGCGCCTGGGGTGCTGCTGGAGCAACTCCGGGAGACCGCCGCATCGCACAAGACGCCGCCGATGACCAAACCCGACGACGTGCTCCTCGAGGTCGTGGTGCACGGCGAGGACATTCGGAGACCACTCGGTCTCCATCGCGACTTCCCGGCCGGGACGCTCGTTGGAGCCGCTGATCGGCTCAAGGGGTACGGCTTCCCGTTCGGCGTCAAGAAGAAGATCGCTGGGCTTCAGCTCCAGGCGACCGACGCCGAATGGTCGGTCGGCGATGGACAGGTCGCCACGGGTTCGCTGGAAGCGCTGGTCATGGCGATGGCCGGTCGGCGGGTCGCCCTCGCCGACCTCTCGGGACCTGGTGTGGGAACGCTGGCCGAGCGACTCCCGACCGCGTGA
- a CDS encoding peroxiredoxin-like family protein: MPETPDLQSRIDDTMNGMTPANVQEMIDRMVDDLRARRVTPGIEIGEAAPMFSAPNATGEVVTLEDRLAGGPVVLSFYRGAWCPICNIELRALQESLPEIRALGASLIAVNPQSPDDSLSFAEKLELDFDVLSDVDQTIAAAYRVRFTLSDELQSLYDQFGMSLTAMNADGSWDLPVPATFVIDAHGIVRARHVDPDYRKRMEPSAILAALRELAAP; the protein is encoded by the coding sequence ATGCCGGAAACGCCCGATCTCCAGTCGCGTATTGACGACACCATGAACGGCATGACCCCCGCGAACGTGCAGGAGATGATCGACCGCATGGTCGACGATCTCCGCGCCCGGCGAGTGACTCCCGGTATCGAGATCGGCGAGGCCGCACCGATGTTCAGCGCGCCGAACGCGACCGGTGAAGTTGTGACGCTCGAGGACCGCCTGGCCGGCGGGCCGGTGGTGTTGTCGTTCTACCGTGGTGCGTGGTGCCCGATCTGCAACATCGAACTCCGTGCGCTCCAAGAATCGCTCCCGGAGATCCGTGCGCTCGGCGCGTCGTTGATCGCGGTCAACCCCCAGAGTCCCGACGACTCGTTGAGTTTCGCCGAGAAACTCGAACTCGACTTCGACGTTCTCAGCGACGTCGACCAAACCATCGCCGCCGCGTACCGGGTTCGGTTCACGCTCAGCGACGAGCTCCAGAGCCTGTACGACCAGTTCGGTATGTCGCTCACCGCCATGAACGCCGACGGTTCCTGGGATCTCCCGGTTCCGGCGACGTTCGTCATCGACGCGCACGGCATCGTGCGGGCACGGCACGTCGACCCTGATTACCGGAAGCGGATGGAGCCGTCCGCGATCCTTGCCGCGCTGCGCGAGCTCGCGGCGCCCTGA
- a CDS encoding glutaredoxin domain-containing protein — MSVPGAAAPSEPEAIQFFTRPGCGISASLARRLDRLGFPLEFHDIWNDVAAAAFVRSVARGNETVPTLVIGTTVLVAPSVRQVITVATEEAPHLLPDPEAPPPPSVTARVWAWLRQGRHDTRPGP; from the coding sequence ATGAGCGTCCCCGGAGCCGCCGCCCCGTCCGAACCTGAAGCGATCCAGTTCTTCACCCGGCCCGGCTGCGGAATCTCCGCTTCGCTCGCTCGGCGCCTCGACCGTCTCGGCTTCCCACTCGAATTCCACGACATCTGGAACGACGTGGCTGCCGCCGCGTTCGTCCGTTCGGTCGCCCGCGGCAACGAGACCGTCCCAACCCTGGTGATCGGAACCACCGTCCTCGTCGCGCCGAGCGTCCGTCAGGTCATCACCGTCGCGACCGAGGAGGCACCCCACCTCCTGCCTGACCCAGAGGCGCCGCCGCCACCGTCAGTAACCGCTCGGGTCTGGGCGTGGCTGCGGCAGGGCCGCCACGACACTCGACCGGGACCGTGA
- a CDS encoding NAD(P)/FAD-dependent oxidoreductase → MSDRADVIVLGMGIAGELVASGLAEEGLDVIGIDGGLVGGECPYWGCIPTKMMIRAANLLAEARRIPGIAGDVTVTPNWDFVAARIRDEATDDWDDRVAVERYERKGGRFVRGVGRLVAPNSVEVAGQRFEASRGVVLATGTSPVIPPIPGLETVDYWTNRDAVAAKELPESLVVLGGGAIGAELAQVFARFGVRVAIVEALDRLLPLEEPEVGLLLADVLRREGIAVHAGSRVASARIEGDQIAVRVDAGPEIVADRLLVATGRRPDLVALGVANAGLDEHARWISVDARLRAAEGIWAIGDVTGVGPFTHVAVHQARIALDDILGRNPPAASQAIPRVTFTDPEVGSVGLSETAARETGRRVRIGFADVQSSARGWLHKVGNEGFVKLVEDEDRGVLIGATAMGPAGGEVLSMLTLAVEAAIPTRDLRRMIYAYPTFHRAVEDALAALAR, encoded by the coding sequence ATGAGCGACCGAGCCGACGTGATCGTGTTGGGGATGGGCATCGCGGGTGAGTTGGTCGCGAGTGGTCTCGCTGAGGAGGGCCTCGACGTGATCGGCATCGACGGAGGGCTCGTCGGTGGCGAGTGCCCCTATTGGGGCTGCATCCCGACCAAGATGATGATCCGCGCCGCGAACCTTCTCGCCGAGGCGCGCCGTATCCCCGGTATCGCCGGCGACGTGACCGTCACGCCGAACTGGGATTTCGTCGCCGCCCGGATCCGCGACGAAGCGACCGATGACTGGGACGACCGAGTTGCGGTCGAGCGCTACGAACGCAAGGGCGGCCGTTTCGTGCGCGGCGTCGGCCGCCTCGTCGCCCCGAACTCGGTTGAGGTCGCAGGACAGCGGTTCGAGGCCAGCCGAGGGGTCGTGCTCGCCACCGGGACGTCGCCGGTCATCCCGCCGATCCCGGGCCTCGAAACAGTCGACTACTGGACGAACCGTGATGCGGTGGCGGCCAAGGAGCTTCCCGAGTCCCTCGTCGTCCTCGGCGGTGGTGCGATCGGCGCCGAACTCGCGCAGGTGTTCGCGCGGTTTGGAGTGCGCGTTGCGATCGTCGAGGCCCTGGACCGGTTGTTGCCGCTCGAGGAGCCAGAAGTGGGACTGCTACTGGCCGATGTGCTGCGCCGAGAAGGCATCGCTGTGCACGCCGGCTCGCGGGTGGCGAGCGCGCGCATTGAAGGAGACCAGATTGCTGTACGGGTCGACGCCGGACCCGAGATCGTCGCCGATCGGCTGCTCGTCGCGACCGGACGCCGTCCCGACCTCGTCGCACTCGGGGTCGCCAACGCCGGCCTCGACGAGCACGCACGCTGGATCAGTGTCGACGCGCGACTTCGCGCCGCCGAGGGAATCTGGGCGATCGGGGACGTCACCGGCGTCGGCCCGTTCACCCACGTGGCGGTGCATCAGGCGCGCATCGCGCTCGACGACATCCTCGGTCGTAACCCACCGGCCGCCAGCCAGGCGATCCCCCGGGTGACGTTCACTGATCCTGAGGTCGGCTCGGTCGGCTTGAGTGAGACTGCCGCCCGTGAGACCGGCCGTCGCGTCCGCATCGGTTTCGCGGACGTGCAAAGCTCCGCGCGCGGCTGGCTCCACAAGGTCGGCAACGAGGGCTTCGTGAAACTTGTCGAGGACGAAGATCGGGGAGTGCTGATCGGCGCGACCGCTATGGGACCTGCCGGCGGTGAGGTCCTCTCGATGCTGACACTCGCGGTCGAGGCCGCGATCCCCACACGCGATCTCCGCCGAATGATCTACGCGTATCCCACCTTCCACCGCGCCGTCGAAGACGCGCTCGCGGCACTCGCCCGATGA